The genomic segment GTCGTTCAGTTAAAGCCTTTATCAGTATTTGTATAGTATGTAGGTCATAATTAcatctttatttatacttacaaaaaaatacatacataaaatgacgcctTTTTCtcagaggggtaggtagaggcTACAATTTTCCATTGGccaatgtggatgaagccaaAGATGTGTGCAGGGAGCAcacatctttcgcttcatccacattcataactctcttttcGCAATCTAAGTAAGCTCGGCGGTTCCAGGTAGGTACCCTTTACCTGACTTGCCACAAaatgtatatacttattatatccATTTTTacgtaaaacatacatacttacatatatatgtatgttttagcTTGTACTCTGTCTACGTACAACTGTGGGCAGACTCTtgtaaaactgaaaggccacgttcagctgtttggcttagtgataaaattgcagaagaatcccaagtttataagcctatcccatagtcgccttttaccacatccatgggtaagggATACAGTGGTCGAAATAGCAACCTTTCATTGATTTTCAAAAACGAATCGAGTTTCCCTAGTACCGGATAATCGAACGGTCCAAAACGGACAATGGCCGGGTGATTAAACCGAGTTATTTCATTAGCACTTGATGTTCGGAATTCTATTGCGACGCACGTTAAAATGTTCGGGTGCCGCTTCTACACATGTTATTCGATCTATCGGAAAATTTGTTAAGTTACAGGTGTAtagtgccgtgttgttcccggcaccaatgaaaaaaagaatagaaccactccatccctttcccgtggatgtcgtaaaaggctaagactaagggactaagggataggcttacaaacttgggattcttctttaggcgatgggctagcaacctgtcactatttgaatctcaattctatcattaagccaaaaagctgaacgtagccattcagtctttctcTCTCACTCTCTTTCAGTCTCACCATTCAGTcataactgttggctctgtctaccccgcaagggatatagacgtgaccatatgtatgtatgtatgttataggtGTATATGCTTTTGCGCGAGACTTTAATACCGTGGGAAATTTAAGGAAGTTGTTAATAATGAAGGTTTTGTCTGTCTATGTGCTTGCTATATCATAAAAATCGGGGTTCTTTTTCTCCGTCTCAGTCTTTTTCTACTTTTCCGtttaaaacttacatacataaacgtCTTTCAGCAGACAGAGCAGAGATAATAGTTTCAATAAGACATGAAAGCCTTGTCCATcttgatgatgaagatgatgaATGCCCTAATGATgaagtgagattcaaatagtgacaggttgcttatcAATGACCTAATGACAATCCAAATagaaacaggttgctaacctcaTCTCCTGAAACACGAAtcttttttcaagtttatcaatttattaactggataattaatttgttttttccgTTTCAACTACGTTTTAGTAAGTTAATTTCCATTCCGTCGAATTCGGGAAAAATTCCGCGAACCGAATATCCGAAAAAATAtcgtataacaaaaaatatgaacaactcagatattaaaatatatatatatacgggacaaattacactgattgagttagcctcgaagtaagttcgaaacttgtgttacgagataccaactcaacgatactatattttataataaatacttatatagataaacatccaagacccaggacaatcagaaaaagttcttttctcatcatgccttgaccgggattcgaacccgggacctccggtgtcacagacaagcgtactaccgctgaaccacagaggccgtcattatAGATATTTCACAATGATTTcggtgaaaaaaataaattaaccggTAAATGACAAAGTTCGATTATATCGGTATTTTTATACCCCGGgcgttgtataaaaataattaaatttcacaatttttaatCGTTACGGAGGGTATCTGTTCTGGGATATTCTGGCTGCTCGGAGCAGATTGgcaattataaaaatgggCAAAATCGTCCTTGATAAAAAGGGGCTAGGTTTTTTTAAGCTCAACTCGGACGGAGCGGTGTTCAGACTTGTATATCtataatacaatatatttttgttttaccacGGAATCtaatatttactagctgtgacggcaaacgttgttttgttatatatataattttaagtaatttctagttaaaaaaaaatgttaaggatggacaacccttatcactaaggggtaaatagatgttggctgattctcagacctaatcaatatgctcacaaagtttcattcatatgaatcggtcaagccgtttcggaggagtacgggaacgaacattgtgacacgagaattttatatgttagatataaaattcttccgttactgagtgattGAATGACAACGAACCTACATCCAAAACCACTGGGTTTAGAGACTTGAGACTAGGTATGTAGGTTTcattatgtggtctaggggtgcatTTAGAAAGGGTTTCCCGGAATTAGGCAATCGCCGtgttttttcgttttacgcgaATGAAGCTGCGGGCGTTCTCTAGTTtttcaggatgtcagtatggatgtttattactccttcacgcaaaaactacagaaccgattacgatgaaatttggtatgtagatagcttaagacccagaataacatataggctactttttatcccggagttcccgcgggattgatagagtttccatgcggacgaagtcgcgggcggcctctagtttataataatattgaggTATCTTAGTATAAACACGATTTTTCTTCGGTTGAAATCCGTCTTTGGTCCCGTCCCGTCCAaagtttaaatgaatattacgCATTTCGTCCGTGTAAGTTCCAAATTGTGTTTTTTGTGTTATAAGATGACTTTTATAAGCTTATTTCTCATAAGTTCTACgtaaattacaaaagaataaagtGAAAACGCTTGCGTTTTTTAAGCTTTCAAACAATTTCAACTTTGCGATGTTCACAAGTTTAGATTAACTCATTcaattatgttttgttatgtacctacttcttttttttagtcgTAAATcccttattattataataaactagctttcGCCCACGACTTCGTGAACCTGTTTTCACAAATTGAATAACTGATTTactacaaacagctaaaatcaatttcatttatatcaattccagcgtgtggttcccggcaccaatacaaaaaagagtaggactacttcatctctttcccatggatatcgtaaaaggcgactaagggatcggcttaaaaacttgtttttttttaggcgatgggctagcaatctgtcactatttgaatctcaattctgtcattaagccaaaaagctgaatgtggcctatcggtcttttcaagacttttgactctgcctaccccataaGGGTGTAGGGCACTTAATTAATAGGCAATGCCGATTTGCTTTAATTTTAGATCTGGCAACACCGCGATTGTCATCGCATTATATGCGTTTACTCGACTTTTaagaatcatacatacatacatatggtcacgtctgtatcccttgtttggtagacagagccaacagtcttgaaaagactgatcggccacgttcagctatttggcttaatgatagaattgagatccaaataatgacaggttgcaagcccatcgcctaaaaaaaggaattccaagtttgtaagcctttcccttagtcgccttcctattcttttttgtattggtgccgggaaccacacggcacgaagaATCATGCTTGCTTACCTAATACGCGCACAAAAGCTCACCATACGAATTCTTCATTGCTAATTACCGAgattattagatttaagtgacgtgacgtcaataagtgataccttgtatccagtgttgaaaataaatctattctattctaaacagAGCAAACATATTTTATCAGTTAGTCACAAATTGCTGAAGattcatatatgtatgtacgagtatattatatGGAAGGTAATAATAGACAtacgaaattatatttttatgcctCATATTTCATACAGCCAACGTGTAGGATAAAAACTTTGTAAGAAGGTAGGAAGAGAACACGCTGCCTCGATATGATGATATCATCCGTAAAGCTTCAGCCCCTTTGATGGCGTAAAGCGACTTATTCTGTCATTGACGACCTTTGCAGCGCAGTGGTAGAGTGCTTGCGTGTGATACCCAAGGTTCCAGGTTTAAATCACAGTTAGAACATAATGAAAGACGAACTATATCTGCATACTTGCTTTCACGCTGGTCaattaatgaagaaaaaaaaatttgtttctgCCAACGAATTTTGTTAAACTTCCGAATCTTTTATAGGCGAtaacgtgcgcgtttaatacttacttgtagtatttataaatagtatatatataatgcaacgcgaagctttaaaatcagttaacaCTTGATACGAATCGCTCCTCTTGTCGCTATCAAACAGACCTCAGCTTTAAGCCTAGGATTTAGGGGATAAGCGACCAGCCATCGCAGACTGAATCCAGCCACATAATCTTGGATCCAACACAGGTGTGTTTATGATTTTcaacatattattaatattatttactttctaGGTTATGGTGctgtgtggttgccggcacttatagataaaagaatagggccactcgaTCTCTTTTctgtagatgtcgtaaaaagtaagGGGTAtgcttatacacttgggattcttttaggcgataggctaacaacctgccactatttgaatctcaattctatcatcaagccaaaaagctgaacgtggcttttcggTCTTTTAagattgtgggctctgtctaaaagatatagacgtggttatatgtatgtgtatgtatgtatttaatttctaataagACTCGTATTTTTACGGGTAATCGGTAACGTTCCTGTTactacaatagataaataaatgtggaACAAATTACGCATATCGAGTTTGCCTCaaaataagttcgagatttATTTCgagagatactaactcaacgatattgtattttataatacttaaatagataaacatccaagtccCAGACCAATTAAAACATTGTTACACCTTGTAGATAACCTATTTATAACTAAATCTATTACAAAACTATACACAagattaatacaaaaatatgagATATTTCATTATAACACGCGAATATTTAGGTCAAATTCCAAAACGATTGTGATATATGTATCAACACATATTAACCGCCGGAACATATGAAATTAACAGTATTTctgtttagttatttattacagaggaaaaaggaaatttggctatgatttattttataatgccgtagaatatatttttgtatgtttcgtCTTCTACGAGTAGCTTATATCGGTCGAACCTATTTAACtaacctatattttattcacatacatacatgcataaaatcacatctatatcccttgcgggatagacaaggccagcagtcttgaaaagactgattggtcacgttcagctatttggcttaatgatacaattgagattcatatagtgacaggttgctggtccatcgcctaaaagaagaataccaagtatATAAAGTCTTTCCTTTGATTAGCTTTGCCTATCTGCACGGGAACAGAAGCAGCTGGTACACAATATGTTCTGCCTTAGCTTCCATACCAACATGGAAGCTTTGAAAATCgttataattgtttgtttctttgtaatatctttattgtacatgcgaaaaaacacaaaaatacagtatgtcgttatttgaatctcaattacaacattaagccatatagctgaacgtgaccttagATTTGGGGCTTGTCTTGGACCTTGTCTACAAAGTaaggataaaggcgtgattgtatgtatgaaatgtaaaaaatcgTAACAAAAAAAGGGAGTGAAATTCCCTGTTAACGCTATTGTTTTTACACGTCTCCAAACACATAAAGTACTTAAATCTCTTTCTGTTACAGGTAAGAGGCATTATCCTTTATATTCGGATGTTCCCGACATGTCCCGTGAATGGTAAGTGTGAGATTATCTTTACACCTTTAATGTTCTGTGGCGTGTTAAACCTGATACTgcttaatttgaataatggCTTAGACTTCCATGATTTTGCTGGAATTTTTAATGCAGGGAGAATTTAACGcagtaattttgaaaaaggtTAACTTTTAAACTGAATTAGATGTAACTAGTTTCGGCAGCGGCTTTTAGTTGGCGTTTATCGCGAATGTCTACGGGGcttttattttcgaaattaatGAAGTAGTACCTAATAGGAGGTAATAAACGAAATTCCAAATTACTTTTGTGTTTACACCATTTTTTAAAGGTAAGTTGGGATAGgattgtaagtaaataaaaatagaatatgttGCCAAAATATCAATGCactgacaaaaaaaatccgaAAACGTTTGCCTAGTAGTCTTCATAAAAGAaatgctttaaaaaaacaaaaactcaCTGCAtcatgtacaaaaaataattatttctatttcaatttttttacaacatatacataattatgttaaagcaaataattatttaatttaccgTGAAGATAAAATTCACGTCAGGGCCAAACTATGCTCTCTATCCAACCTACATACCTCGAGACTCGTGTATACACCCCAGGTGCCCACTTCCTACCACAATCCCTCCCAAAAGACGTCACACCCACTATTTTATGCAAAGGGAATGTATGAATACAGTTCACTCTTTCATCCATGACTTGCAAAGGACCACCAGAATCACCCTGGCACGTATCCTTACCGCCATGCTCATAATCACCAGCACACAATTGGTCATCAATTATACCATCAGCCAAAATCCTCTTTCTAATTAAAGGTCTCATAGATCTATTACAAATCGTATTGTTCACTAATTCCACATCGACCCTCATCAAAGTCTGACTTCCAGCATGGTCACCAACTGATGTTACTCCAAATCCGATCGCAGTCAATTTAGAACTACGTATTTCTTCATCCACTTGAAGACACGCTATTCTTATATCTCTTGACAGCATAAATTTCGGTTCAGCTCGCATCAACGCTAAATCATTGTATTTCGATGGTGGTTTAAACTTTGGATGAGTAATGATTTCAGCCACATCCCTTTCTTGAGCTAAATCATCGACTTCGTCAAATTCGAACGTGGCTGTTCCTATTCTTAATACACTAGCAGGTCCATCGGCGGGGTCGCTTATACAGTGAGCTGCAGTTAACACCCAGTTGTCACTTATCAGTGATCCACCGCATTTCCAAGCGGGTACATCCGTAGCATCATGTCTGAATCCAATAAGAACCATATGAGGGTATAGTAGATAATCTACCGGAACTCTGACTCTTGCTTCAGGGTGTAAAATATTTCTGCATTCTAACATTGTTTGAGCATAGTTTCGGCAGGCTTTTGTTGCTTTCTCACCAACTTGTTCAGTTACTCGTAACACTGTGAATATAATAATGAGTTTTGATAAATACATTTCCTAAGCACCCGACTGTGCCATGCGGAGGCCTTCAGCTACTGAATTTTTACGCTCACGTGCGTTCTTATCACTTATAGTACAATGCATTTATGATCTGGTGATTTCATATAGTTATAAACGTCGAGTGATGCATTGTTTTCGCATTTAACGACTAGTGGATTTTGATTAgcatttaaacaatatttaatgttaattcCTTACAACAAATAATACTTTATCCCTAAGTGGCACTTCCacattttgaaattcaaaGGACAATTTCTAAACTAAGGCAATATTGTAGAATTGCTTTTAgaactcaaattaaaaaaaaatctaatcaaAATCGTAGCTCTTTCGACAAGACTCTCTCCGTTGATTAAGAAAATTATGGTCCAAAGATAAGAGATATAGGTAATCCCTATAAAAAAGgacattgataaaaaaaatcatcctTTAAAAAGGAACGGTTCCCGTGCGATTTGCGATAAACGATTATGCACGCGAGCGTAACTGAGCAAGAGCTAGTTCATAATAAACTGTTCTCGCAAAGACGGTCACGGGATTGGAACAACAGGATTATGAACAAACGGTTTTCACTGTTAACTAGACAAATCATGTTATACTCGAGAAAATAGAGACGAAACAGCTCGCTGAAACGTTTTATTAAAGCATCTTTGTCGCTATAAATAGCTTTGTACAATATCGCACGATTTATATTATGGAGTCTATTTTCATTATTCTCATTTGAGCAATTTTCGCTCTAcgttatatttctttcatatATAATGTGTGTTGTTCCCGGCGTTTTAgttggaataggaccactccatctctttcccagggatgtcgtataaggcaaGTAAGGAATACGCTAATAAGCGTAGGATTTgacttgtaagcgatgggctagcaagctcaacgtggcttttcagtcatTTCAGGAATGGTGGCGCTGTCTACACCCTTaaggatataggcgtgattttatgtatgtatgagtacaACGTCTTTACCAATTGCGAGGTAGTCAGAGCGGATAGAAAGACCGCCCCGACAAATGTCCCTATAACTCAGAAAGAGACGTAAACGTACAAATACATATTCACTAAGTTTTCATGCAAGCCTTTATCATATCATCTAAATACACAAAGCGATTGGTCAATACGCGACACTATGGAAGTGTCAGGCATTGTGCGAGTCTCTCCAATACTTACGGCACAAAGACCACGTTTTTTTCGTTTCAATCCGACTCCCAAGACCTACTATTTGCCGACGAGAGCACAATAGGGCAAACATCCAAAGGAATCCTTAGTAGGGTCATGGATTGAGAAATTAGGATGTGGTACTTTTTATGGCTTTTTACAGCTTCAATGCTGGTCTTGCACACGAAAAACTGACATTGTGTGTACCACCTAATTCTCATTGTTAATtgttaaaatcaatcaattgAAAGACAAATAAACTAGGAATTgtgcttttaggcgattggttagcaacctgtcactatgtgaatctgACTTCCATCATTGaactgaacgaggcctttcagtctttttatgaccgttggctctatctaccccgtaaaggatgtGACGTAAGgacgtgtatatatgtacaaaagCCATGTGTATACTAATTCATGGTGTATTTGTATATATCATCAATACAACGATTGACCGACAACTTATACACATGTCTCACGAAATATATGCGACGTATATAATGACTTTAACCAGATTAAGAGTTAGAATATGCTATTGAAGTTATATGGTTAGCTGACTACTCGCAAACCGAAAATATCTTACCCTAATGTAATTAACAATTCTTATCACATCACTCAGTCTCACTCACCACTTTCCACACAGTCTTCCGAAAGAAaccattatttgatttttaaaaaaatatgaagaaccTTTGACAATAGTTTGTTATAATcacaatatataaatgtaaactggactcatataaattaatgttttaggTAATCAcaactattttataattgtttctctgtgtaaataaaaagaaaattgtatgcgaaaatttaaaatgccaCATCCAAATTTTGAACATCGTCGGTATCGACGAAGTGTGGAGCAATCAGGGCACATGTGGGTCGGAATACCGGTTTTGAAGAATATTCCTCGCCTGTTTTCTCCGGCGCCATTTTAAATATCGAGGCAGGTGATTATAGTTGTCTATGGCAGataaaaactatttctttCTACGCTTATAAGTACCGTTTGCTTCGGGAGCAAGTCTGTAAggaatataatttgaaatattcttcttatatttatttaacttgctAAATATGCGAACATACCTTGATAAAATGATGGACGTCCTGGCAATAGTACCAGGTCAAGACTACCAGAAACCGTCGAGCTCgtatgaaaagagttatgaatgtggatgaagcggaagaagtatgcaaaatataaagaggcgtgattttatatatgtatgcataatgCTATGGcataatttcatattaaaactTTTCAATGTGGCcaatcggtcttttcaagactgttgactctgtctgtcccgcaagggatatagacgtgattattgtatgtatatgtttataatctTTTCCCTACAGATAAAACATAGAAAATGAAGCTTATTTCCCAAGAACTATAACAGATTTAATGTCTATTCTGCTTTACTAGTCACACGATGGGAATCTCATTAAATCTAGACCCGAGATAgccttttgaaataaatactgGTCCTTTTTTCCCGGCGAgattgcaataaaatttactcttATACAGTGTAAATTGCTTCTCTTTCA from the Amyelois transitella isolate CPQ chromosome 25, ilAmyTran1.1, whole genome shotgun sequence genome contains:
- the LOC106142772 gene encoding serine protease snake; amino-acid sequence: MYLSKLIIIFTVLRVTEQVGEKATKACRNYAQTMLECRNILHPEARVRVPVDYLLYPHMVLIGFRHDATDVPAWKCGGSLISDNWVLTAAHCISDPADGPASVLRIGTATFEFDEVDDLAQERDVAEIITHPKFKPPSKYNDLALMRAEPKFMLSRDIRIACLQVDEEIRSSKLTAIGFGVTSVGDHAGSQTLMRVDVELVNNTICNRSMRPLIRKRILADGIIDDQLCAGDYEHGGKDTCQGDSGGPLQVMDERVNCIHTFPLHKIVGVTSFGRDCGRKWAPGVYTRVSRYVGWIESIVWP